ACACCAAATTTATACCATATCATATATTAAAAGGATAGTCATTTATATAATTATGTAGTTACAATCATTACACAATTAATTGGATAGTTATAATCAGAAAATTTTTAAAATGGCTTGCAAATTTTTTAAAACCAGAGTATAATACGATTCCATAAAGATAATATTTACCAATTGAGGTTATCGGGAGATCTCTTATGAGAGCCGAAGAAGAAATACTATATGCTCATCCAGCCTATATGTAGAAGCTTTCAGGCAACAGGACCGGTAACTGATGGAACTCTGGAAATATCCCGTTATAGGATATCCGTAGGAGCAATATCGCAGATATTATGTGATAGAATCTCTCAGGTGAAAAAAACAGAGAATATGGAGATGCTTTTTTAGTGTCTTTATATTCTCTTTTTTATTGGGCGAAATTTTTTTAATGCAGGTTATTAATAGAATGAGGAGGGAAAATTTGTGACTGAAAGACTTAAAAGAACACCACTATTTGAGGTGTATGGCAATTATGACCCTAAAATTGTACCATTTGCAGGCTGGGAGATGCCCATAGAATTCAAAGGGATTACTGAGGAACACAAAATGGTAAGAACCTCTGCTGGAATATTTGATGTGTCTCATATGGGCGAAATAGAAGTAAAAGGTAAAGATGCAGAGGAGTTTTGCCAGAAAATCTGTACTAATGATATAAGTAAATTAGAGGATAATCAAATTCTATATAGCTTTATGTGTTATGAAAATGGAACTGTTGTAGACGATATTTTAGTTTATAAATTTTCTCAGGATGATTTTATGCTAGTAGTGAACGCTGGCAATATTTCTAAAGACTACGAATGGATAGTAAATCATACTACTGGATATGAGGTAAATATAAACAACATATCAGATAACATAGGACAGGTTGCTGTTCAAGGACCAAAGGCAGAAGCTATACTTCAAAAATTTACTGATACAGATTTAAGCGAGATTAAGTTTTTTTATGCTCTTAGAAATGTTGATATAAAAGGTATTAATACTATAGTTTCTAGAACAGGCTACACAGGCGAGGATGGGTTTGAAATTTACTGTGAAGCTAAAGATTCTGTGAAGCTATGGAAGCTAATTCTAGATGAAAGCCCAGAAGAAGACATTCTTCCAATAGGGCTAGGAGCTAGAGAC
This is a stretch of genomic DNA from Acetoanaerobium sticklandii. It encodes these proteins:
- the gcvT gene encoding glycine cleavage system aminomethyltransferase GcvT — translated: MTERLKRTPLFEVYGNYDPKIVPFAGWEMPIEFKGITEEHKMVRTSAGIFDVSHMGEIEVKGKDAEEFCQKICTNDISKLEDNQILYSFMCYENGTVVDDILVYKFSQDDFMLVVNAGNISKDYEWIVNHTTGYEVNINNISDNIGQVAVQGPKAEAILQKFTDTDLSEIKFFYALRNVDIKGINTIVSRTGYTGEDGFEIYCEAKDSVKLWKLILDESPEEDILPIGLGARDTLRFEANLPLYGNELSDEITPIEAGYGYFVKLDKDDFIGKEALKAQKSEGLKRKIVGFELLDKRISRHGYEVYLENDKIGIVTTGYQSPTLQKSIGLALIDAQYVALGNEIYIDIRNKKVPAKIVSRNFYKK